In Misgurnus anguillicaudatus chromosome 14, ASM2758022v2, whole genome shotgun sequence, the genomic window AAGAGAATACTGTTTTCTCGAGAAAGCACAGCGCTGCACGGCGCCACCCGAGGCAGTTCATTAGGCAATGGTATCATTGATGCCCACTGTTTGAAGATATGATATATAACTActgttattaaaaaattatacagtatttctttgtatttaagTCCAAGTTCAAATGAACAGTGGCATGTAAGACTAGTCTTGCATATttagttcactccaaaatggtCTAGTATTGTCACTTAACTTGTGCTGCTTGACTTCTCAGCATGGAGatcattattaaattaatattaaatatttcaaatttagaaataggctaccccatgccatctaataaagaagtgggtacTCCGTGCGTGCCGTGTACCCAGCACTACACCATATGGCATCATTGATGTCCGCTGTTAGTAGATATATAActactgttattaaataattatattgtatttctttgtacttaagtccaagttcaaaataaaactctaTAAACCTCTCCATTGTGAAATGGTTTATATACATTCACAATGGAGCGGTTTAtagagttttattttgaacttggacataaatacaaaaaatacaatataattatttaataacaaagTTATATATCTACTAACAGCGGACATCAATGATGCCATATGGCCCGGCGTTGCATTGCCCCTCAGATCTGATTTACCCCCtctgtttcatttttgtattcatggttaaaatgttcaaccttttgatttaaataataatttaaccttatGCCCATATGGGATTTAAAATGTTCAGTGACATTACTGTTAGATTCAAACGTCTTTCGCGCTGAGCCAGACGGACGAGCTCAGCGCTGTCATATAGCAACATGCAGTGTTTTCaacctcataatgtttattttagatttcagatatttaaatacacataagaactggtaaaacaatagcctacatttagtttgtaaaatacacactgatgtctgtggaagcagcaatacaaatttattcaaataagatagtaatttgcaaataataaataaatattattttcaaataataataataatttgcggacgtatcagacaaacacagtggaaGTATAAAGTTTACTTTATTGTTATAAAGGTTATAATGAAAAGACGGGGATGTGCTCCTCCCTTGCGAAAAATAAGCGtgcttaaatgtaattttacaaagtgtacttattacataaatataatatactttaatacagttaagtgtgaattaaatgcaatcttttcggcgcactgaatgcacattaaatgtaattaatttcaaatatatcatatattaagttgaaataaaatgtaataagttgcacattaagagTTAACTTAATTGTtactttattacaactttatatctACTTTCATAATTGCTTCTAGTGTTTTTACAATATAGGCTACTTAAAGTGCACTACACAATATAATGACATGAAATTAATGTGacttaaaatacactttaatgtcggttaacaataaacttaagTGTGGATTAAATCCAATGTTTTCAGCGAAATGAATACAAattaagtgtaattaatttcaaatgtatcacatattaagttgaaattaaaacaataAGTTGCCATTAAGAGTGCTTTTTTGCAACAACTTATGTGGGTCTTTAATACAACTTTATATTTACTTTCATAATTGCTtctagtgtttttaaaatatagttaaagTGCACTGTTCAATCTGCTGTCAagcaattaatgtgaaattaaaaataagttaaagtatataacagtacatttaattattaattaaatgtaatgtttcaaatacaaatttgccaaataaattcaaaaatataaaatttcagTGCAGTGAAGTGATTTCAATGCATCtttctacagtatgtactttaACTACTTGTATGCACTTctcaaaatactgaaaaacaaatctagttaattaaatatgtattcatttcagtttaatgcattacaaacaaacaaaaaccacaATGCTTACACTGACAATAAAACAGTTTGGTAGTCAAATAATtatgaatcgatttttttgttttgcaaaagtacatttaataaatgaataatgagTTGTATATGtccaaacaaataaaaaaaaactcttagtttaatattgtaaaattagaatCAAACAAGTATCAATATTGAATAATTGCATCCCttagaataaacaaacaaactcaaagttatttttttaacattttaacagaCAACAAAAAAGAACTGCATGAACTTTAAATTAACAAATCCTTTGGTAGGTCACTTCAGTCTaatgatcatttattaaatgtgtttagaaatattgtcatgaaagtgtactttctttaagttaaacttaaatacatattattacagttgtaaaaagtgcacttaagtgtgttaATAAATAGTCTCATTAAAGTGTATtccatttaagtacattaagtggtctttaattttaattatattatattatcagcAAGTGCACTTCTCAAAAAGTATACTCttattgttttaagcacacaaaAAGTACGCTTTCAATACACTTAAGCAAGCTAATTTTTCACAAGGGCTGTCAagcagctattacataacagagcgaggccgaCGAACGTGCTCttaaacaggaaataatatatgGAATTATTTGTCCatctttaaataactgtaagaatacatttcttttaaatataatttttgtcatataagttttaagagataataatgtCTTTTCCACTTTTATTGCTTAGACTTGTTAATGCGGTTAACATGTTTtgcgcatttacctcagagtttatttcagtaatattgctgtttttacggtaataataatacaatttacatgtcaatcctgcttccttatCCGTTTATTAATTTCATCATGCTGTTGTGTTAAGTaatatgtggatatttattgccatatgagacgttcattgctGTTATATGAATACTCTCATCTattattcaaatcatatgcggaataatgtgtgcatctttgaataactgtaagaatgcagttcctttgaaaataatttttgtcaaagttttgatcaataataatgttgtgaggatattgcCATTGCcgtgaatactctcgtctacaATATGGATTATTACGCTGTTTAAATGTTGCTAGTGAGTTATTGGTTACCTGTGCAGTTGCAtattgagtgttttatggagcgctgcatttaaaaaatctgtcGTTCCAAAGCGAGATCTCAATGTGTATTATTCATTGATGGTATAAGTTAAGCCCCCAACAATTTCAAATTGCCCCTCAGTCATTTCATCCTGCAGCCGGGCCTATAggcaacttattacattttatttcaacttaatatattatatatttgaaattaattacacttaatgtgcattcagtgcgccgaaaatattgtatttaattcacacttaagtgtattaaagtttattatatttatgtaataagtacactttataaaagtacatttaagcaCACTTATTTTTCGCCAGGGAGGTGCGCATCCCCGTCTTTCAAACATGTATCATTATAACCTTTATAACAATAAAGTAAACTTTATACttccactgtgtttgtctgatatgaataaCATACGTcgtcaaattattattatttgaaaataatatttatttattatttggaaattactatcttatttgaatagatttgtattgctgcttccacagacatcagtgtgtattttacaaactaaatgtaggctattgttttaccagttcttatgtgtatttaaatgtctgaaatctaaaataaacattatgaggttGCAAACTCTGCATAGTGTTGCTATATGACAGCGCTGAGCTCGTCCGTCTGGCTCAGCGCGAAAGACGTTTGAATCTGACAGTAATGTCACTGAACATTTTAAATCCCATGGGCataaggttaaattattatttaaatcaagaggttgaacattttaaccatgaatacaaaaatgaaacagaGGGGGTACAAATCAGATCTGAGGGGGCAATGCAACGCCGGGCCATATGGCATCATTGATGTCCGCTGTTTGTAGATATATAActttgttattaaataattacattgtattttttgtatttatgtccaagttcaaaataaaactctaTAAACCGCTCCATTTCACAACGGAGCGGTTTAtagagttttattttgaacttggacttaaatacaaagaaatacaatataattatttaataacagtagTTATATATCTACTAACAGCGGACATCAATGATGCCATATGGTGTAGTGCTGGGTACACGGCACGCACGGGgtacccacttctttattagatggcatggggtagcctatttctaaatttgaaatatttaatattaatttaataatgatCTTTATGCTGAGAAGTCAAGCAGCATAAGTTAAGTGACAATACTAGaccattttggagtgaactaaATATGCAAAACTAGTCTTACATGCCACTATTCATTTGAACTTGGActtaaatacaaagaaatacTGTATAATTCTTTAATAACAGTAGTTATATATCAAATCTTCAAACAGTGGGCATCAATGATGCCATTGCCTAATGAACTGCCTCAGGTGACGCTGTGAAGCGCTGTGCTTTCTCGAGAAAACAGTATTCTCTTTTTGCGAGCGAACGCAAAAGGTTTCTCTGgggaacgcaaaagttttgcgagggaacgcaaaaAGCATTGCGTGGGAACGCAAAAAGTATTACGTGGGAACGCAAAAAGCACCGCGCGGGAACGCAAAAGCACCGCGCGGGAACGCAACAGTGTGGTCCAAAAAAATACACCAAAGTGTCCCCCTACGGGCTCGgtatgtaacagtctttgaatggggaaaacatggaagtgtttggtggcttctaaattcttccctgtttagatcctaaggaataaatgggactaggctaaatgctaacacattcatgacacgctGTGCAAAGAAGAAGTGCACATATTAAagaaagataggcatgtattcattcatcttaATTGAggtaacatagtaaaatattgaaaaactggtgttttcctttaaaacacagcaaatggtggaatcagcacacagttgctgatttctttttagctttgtgcagttgaagccttgtttacacttttgcaaTTCGCATGGCTCTACTCTACTGCGTGAACCTGCTGAACCTACAGGCTCCTCAGTAAACCTACAAGACTTTTATGCTTGACATGCTCTCCGTTGTATAATTCTGTAAATGACAGAGGGCGACTCTTGAGTAATTgttctcaaaaccatcaaaaagcagcaATGAGAGAAAGTTTGGAGAATAATTTGTCAAACACTCGTCTCGTGAGAAGTGAATACGTGGATTTCTTCACATATAAACTGTTTAGGTTGTGGGACGACgacacatgaaaaagtttttactttaggggagagtggggcaaAGTGAGCCAGTGGGTAAGTTGACCCACCCCCTGTATCTAGGCTACCATACAGATTTGTAGCCGTCTGACCACAAATCCAGGTAGCAACTATCATTTCTATTTGACTTTGGTAAAGAGAAGCACAAGTTAAAGAGATAAGTAtgctttttttacaaaaaactgtttttatcCCATCAAAGTTAAATTTATACATGTCAAGTATAATGGCTGTTATGTTAAAGCAAATTTATCCAGGTCTAAATATTTATACCATACATATTGGTGATAGGCTAATGTATAAAACCAGGTTAATGATTTAGCTAAAGATTAGCCTGAATTACTAAACTAGGCagtttttcccaaaatggtggcCGTGGGGCAAAGTGAACCAAATGCTGTGGGGTAAACTGAACCAGCGGTTCAATGTACCCCACCATGatatttagttaaaaacattttaaatagagcaatcaacattattattatcattacccttccaaatagggcaaaaatagacaatttcattaaaatgacaaatcctagggttgtaaatggacatttaaaaacgtttctggataatgtttgcacttaataaagttacataccttctatgtaaatatgaaagaacaatttaacaaatgatttcaatgcattctttggcacccttaaaattacatttaagaaTGGTGTGAATTTTTTAACTATGTTTgggtttaaacaaaaaaagtcagTGGGTCAGTTTACCCCTTCACATGGATCAACTTACCCCTCAGCTGGGGCAAGTTGAGCCACAAGAGCACTTTTTTTTGAGAAGCCACCTTTTCAAAGCCCTTTGTTATAACGGCATTCTTATCATTTCATTTGACAGGAGACATCCTTAAATAAAGGTTGATGTTTTTGTTTGACTTCTGTCTCATTTTTTCAGGCAGATAAGGCAACATATGTAAAAAGTGGCTCatcttaccccgctctcccctacttgaatgggtgttcataaggctgacatgatgcgtgtcatgaatatgaaggagattttatggacgtttatgacaactgtcattaagtgtcatttgttcaattttgtaatttttattgcaaacatgacattgtttgagatgtctttgttatgacaacttgacattaacccatacatcataacttgtcatgacaacttgacattaaccaagacaacataactgaccactttttaccagttatacaaatttaatttgtcattaaaatgtcattaagtgttaatactctgttaaatagttttataacagcatcatgaatattcttcacttcataatgtttatttgaccgagtattaataatatttgacatagtattaacacttgaaggaatagtctacccttttgccatattaaactatgttattacctcaacttagatgaattaatacatatccaTCCTtcttcaatgcgtgcactgcaCAGCGCGTCGCGAACctgttggcatttagcctagacccattcattcctattgtaccaaacagggaagccaccaaacactttccctatttaaagacatgaggagttataccagtactgtaagtatggtgccacaaaataaaacttttttttggtaccataggaatgaatggggctaggctaaatgctaacacattcacaattcACTGtacagtgcacacattgaaaaaaagatagatatgtattaatttgtctaggttgaggtaataacctAGTTTAATAatgcaaaagggtagactattcctttaatgacatttaaatgacagtttaatgtaatgttaacccacacagctaggtagtttcttaagtttgataattattatttatgacagatttataacaagttttgttgtattggtgtatgtcaagttgtcacaacaaagacatctcaaacaatgtcatcccCGCACCAAAAACTACACAATTGAGCAAATGACACCCAATGGCAGccgtcataaatgtgcatacaatcttcttcatgttcatgacacatgtcatgttatgattatgaaggtgtcatgtcggccttatgcacaccccttcaagtaaagtgttaccaagtttttttctagttttctgAAAGTTTCTAAGCACTTGCAcacatctaaatgctttttgacattcagaaatagacccagatagatttcagcctaatagggataattgcactgaatcaccaatttcacatgtattttctgtattttcaaaatacaaaatactgtatttaaatacatttttcttcacagtattttgtatttgtatttaaatacatttttcgacacagtattttgtatttgtatttgaaatacatttcaatgtatttatgcccatctctgcaAACATTAAACATATCAGTACAAGGTAAGAACATTCATTGCAGCTTAACTTACCTTCATTTGGTGATATTGCACaagatataataaaatatgGGTTTATTGAAACCGACTTCGTTTCGCTACTGACTAACTTACAGTAACGTGACAGTTAGAGTTATTTATGGCATGGGATAAATTTAGAGCATCCATAATCttgacaaaataatttttaaaatgttttgacaaaaagaaacaaaaatgtgttattgAGCAAATACGTTAAAATCACGGTCCCATAACCGCTCATAACCCACAACGGTACACAGTTTACAACGACCAGATCGAGTTCTtacggcgctgcgcagacaAACAGgaatatgacatcaaagtaccgcgagagcgaatGTTTTTTATTCGTTCTCGCGATACGTTGACGTTATATGCCTGTCGGTCTGCGCAGTACCACATGAAGGCGAACACGCCTAGCAACCAAGCGCTCAGTGACTTTTATCGTAGCAAGTGCTTTCCCACAATCCATTACTCCCGGAAGTAACAGGCGGGTGAAGAAGAATCCACCCATTAATGCCAGGAGATCATGGATCGCTGCTGAATTTTAAGCAAATACGATTAAAACAAAGGCTTGGCACTGGTATGACCACCATACTAGATTcacattatttataaaatgcttgCAATATTGCGATGTGTGCTGTAAGTAAGACCTGTTGTTTCTTTCTATTCATAGTATAACAGTCAGCTGTTTTTTGCAATACACTCATCCAGTGGTCAAAGCCAGGTTTTTCGGTATCTTAATGTTTTGATAGTGTGTTTGGCTGTCAGTATTGGGTTTCGGGTAACTTATATTGTTTCCCCCACAACCGGATAAATGCATAAAACGTAAGTGCATGTTGTCCACTGCTATAACTGTCAGTGTTACCGCAAATATTACAAATGTTCTATACCTATATGGAATTTTGTAGTAAAGATTATGTTCCAGGGCTTTGTTTATTTCAGAGATAATTGAATATTGATATGAGGTtgtgttgtatttttttctagCCTGCCTATTAAATTAAAGAAGATGGGAGGTTGGAGTGCATTTGTGTCCTGTGTGTGGATGATTCTTCTGCTGGCTCTGCTTGGAGATTCCCTGGCATCTGCACCTGAGTTTGATCCATATAAGGTTCTTGGAGTATCAAGACATGCAAGTCAGGCTGAAATCAAAAAGGTGTACAAGACGCTTGCAAGGGAATGGTGAGTAACGTTTTAAAGAGTAACAGAAAAAAAgtgtataaatatttccattgTTAGTGTGCATTATTACAAAAGCGAGTTTGCTGTGTATTTACattaatatttatgtttattcagtcagcaaacacttttatccaaagtaattTACAAAACATTATGTATATAAAAGTGTATACAATTAATTGTCTTCTATCTGTTCCACTGTGTTGTTCTTTTGTTTCCTATTTTAGTCATATACTTTGTTATACTAGAGATTGTCATAGGCCTACTCTATTATGAACAGAACTATTTAAAAGGCTGTGTTGTCTAAATGAAAAAATTGTTTTATCTGTAGGCATCCAGACAAGAACAAAAATCCAGGAGCGGAGGATATGTTTATCAAGATCACCAAATCTTACGAAGTAAGAGTTGCAATATTATCAACACCTCAAGTATGTCTTTCAATtgaagagattttttttttaaatacatttaacttttaggagaatctcttgacagaaatgcaatataatatacataacaatattatcagtggtgtttaaagaccttacataatgaactgtattgttttaattaccatagaatgagccgttttatctacatacacaccgggtctccttacatggaagtcgccatcaGGTTTGTACAGTATCCCTAAATTGACatactgctctacagagcgtgtTTCATCATAAcgttggccgtttctcaatccgaagggtGCAGCCTGTGGAAGGCGCGTATGTAGGCTGTATACATAATCAAGCCTGGTTgatttcagttaactgagcattacattcaattaattaattacattcataacaatttacgattaactaaaaataatattcaactttataattgttcaTATTCTAACAATAagacgtatgcagcctagaaatgcgacctctggaggctgcagccttcagattgagaaacggccaacgTAGGGATGAAacgcgctctgtagagcagtttatCCATTTAAgtctactgtagaaacatgctGGCAACTTTCGTATGGAAGGGGActgtggtgtatgtagataaaaactgcttattccaaaacaataaaaataatacagttcattatgtaaggtctttatgaGGTTATTTGCAATTCATAATCTTGCCACTAGATGTCACTAAAAATACACATTACACCTTTAAGTCGGTGCTGATGGTCTGTGGTTCACTACTAGTGTGCTCACAGCGGCCCGATCTCGATTCACGTCTCTGAGGTCATTTGCTGATCCCGCTTCCCTATCTCCATCCAACACTTACCTGTCTGCTCTGCACTAGCCTGTCTAAATAAAGACTCAAAAAGTCCCAAAAACATAAATGAGTACCGGAGTCAATGATAAATGagaaaataaatgataaatgagtCAGTGGCGTGTCCGTatggataaattaaatgtaaaagggataaaaatatcaaaataaatttgtagATTACTTGCACACATTCTCtgttttgaggaccaagtcgtACATTtctgggttttattttattttgaaagaatatttgggggataattgcaaaaatgtcaatgtggtgtaaccagtctgtgtcaattggtttaactagtattttttttttattaaaatataaatatattcataaaaaatgtgtaataaaatataatcatctaatttagtgtaatatgattttttttacatacatttttacatcatttgtcaaagattatttagaaaacagagctgttttagCAATATGTCagaacaaatattacaaaaacacattcaaatttacatttagaaataacttttaatttttttgatgattacgcttacatgccatcaaggaggataaaatatttaatatttctaattTTTGGCGTAATTGGTGGTTaaaccatttgacattttcaggtcaattcagtcttaacttgcataaaaatggtgcaaatgtaatttttattgcataaaattaacaaatatgtgcattgaaataaacctgatgcatgcttttaaaacacgttttttaattgaatttctcatcttgacaaactgtttttgtcactgacccaaatacatttaaaaaacatgtaaAGCATGTTTTTGAAATTTAGGTGGCATAAATTTGCCTACTTTTTAGTATATGTAATggcttttattataatttaagaTGCATATTTCCACAGATCCTGTCTAATGAGGAGAGAAGGGCGAACTACGACCGCTTCGGTCAAATGGATGACAATCAAAACTTCGCCCAAGCACCACAGGGCTTCAGGCACTTTCACAACAGTTTCTACTTCGATGAATCGTTCTTTAACTTTCCTCGGACGAGTCGAGATTTTACAGACAGCAAGCACCTCCTTCGCTACAACCAATACATGAATGAAGTGGTGCCAGATAGTTTCAAGAGACCTTACCTGATCAAGATCACCTCAGAATGGTGCTTCACCTGCATTCACATCGAGCCCATTTGGAAGGACACTGTGCAAGATCTAGAGCCACTAGGTGTGTTGATCATTTATCGGTCAAAATAGCTTATAGTGCATTACaaagtaatacatttttaatcgGTATGTGTTTCCTTGTgattgaacccacaaccttttgcgctgcgaatgcaatgctttaccagttgTGCTACAGGAACATTAAAACCCAGTGAGATATATTATCTGCAgcttatagatggtttcatcatCAACTACATAAACAAATGTCTAGTTTGCAGACATTCTCATTGGGAATGTTGATTTGCATTTAAATCTGCGTGTCAGAGATCTGAAACATAACTTCTTGTTGcaatgacacgcgcgtcctcactacggcacgtccCTTACGACATTGTTTCTACTTATTGTTCAGAATGATTTCCGttaacgttatgacaatgttactaggtcctgtTTACGGGAACGTTTACGGGCCTCTTTGCCAATTTTACggaaattttctgggaccaaagcgctgtgtgaatggggttttacATGTTAGCTGCACAGGAACATGTgttgtagagcattgcattagcagggCAAAAGGTTATGGGTTTCGAATTAAGGAAGcatgcatactgataaaaaactGTAAGGCACTGTAGCTTTGAATAATTCTGTAGCtaaaaatgcatgaatgtaaaaaattattgtaCAGAAGTATCTAAAATGCAGTCTTTAAACGAAGTATAATGAAACTGCAGAATACACTAAAATATTGTGTTGTTGTTTGGTTTAGGGGTTGGTATTGGTGTAGTAGACATTGGATATGAGAGACAGCTGGCCAATCATCTTGGAGCCCACCGCACACCTTCAATTCTAGGTGTTATAAATGGCAAAGTCACTTTTTTCCAATACGCTGTGGCCAGGGAATACTTGAAACAGTTTGTGGAAAGCCTTCTACCCCAGAAGCTGGTAGAGAAGGTAAGATTGTATCTGTGTCACCAGGAAAGAACTAATTGGACTATGTGACATAAAGAGTGCAATTATTTGCTAGTATATATCAGTATAACTGCAACTGATACCAGTTTATAATTATTAACCTGTTACCTTTTAATCCCTTTCAGTTGACTGATAGCAACTACGTGGAGTTTTTAAATGCCTGGCATGATGAGAATAAACCAAGTGTGTTGATGTTTGATGTAGCATCTACTGTTCCTTTTTTATACAAGGTGAGGTACTttgtatttttctgttttaataactttCATTTAGATATATTTgctattatttatttcctgtCCTCGTAtgctcttttttttttgcagctcACCGCATTTGCATATAAAGACTATGTGAGGTTCGGCTATGTAGATATGGGCCTGACTGAGACCTCCCAGGTGATACAGAGGTTTAACATCAACACGTATGCACCCACCATGCTCCTCTTCAAAGAGAACACGGAGAAACCTGCAGATGTCATTCAGGTATAGTCCAGGTCTCCTGTGGCTGAATGTTCACCAATAGTTTCAGTTTTGATAAAAGTGTCTCATCCATATTTTCATCCTTAGGCTAGAGGAATGAAGAAACAGATCATTGATGAGTTTGTGTCCAACAATCGGTTCCTGCTCGTGCCACGATTGGTTAATCAGAAACTCTTTGATGAGCTGTGTCCAGTTAAACAGTTCCACCGGCGCAGGAAGTAAGAACCGTGCCTTtcttaggccctgtttacattagagcatttgcgttttaaaatggcattttaaaatgaaaacgatcctcgtttatactggcattttacaaaagaatcttcatccacactatacaccaccataaacacattaaacatgACCAATAATGTAACTGGGCATGCAcataaaagtataaaataacttattactctaataaaagcttacctttgcgcatttatgcagcctaggggtgtgcgatattaacaaaaattcatacctggatcctttgccggcaactacaaaagacactttttttgaacctataaaaatgtgtttgggaaagtctttgTCTCCCCTCTGCAACATATTattatgattaataggttaattttgatgttataaaccaaacagaaaggtctttatgatttaaaaaggaagcattcaagtgaacagtactaaatgAACTTAAAGCAAAAAtgaatttcagcaaatgcaaacttcaatcacaTAATAAGAGGTAAACGCCAAATAACTTATCTTCCCTTACCTGTCGCTGTTCAGTGtgcaattaattaataaaaattaatatgaagttaatttttaaaagtgtccaTGCACGTCCTCTgatagcaacacagaaatagcaaaaagcgcaatcggctttaaaaattaatatgatgttgattttattgtttttaatttgtattcACAAAaattatcaacaaaacatcgataaaaattaagagacaaattatatgaaatgaaattcattttaaagtagcaaacaaaacttatt contains:
- the dnajc16l gene encoding dnaJ homolog subfamily C member 16 isoform X4, whose protein sequence is MLAILRCVLLPIKLKKMGGWSAFVSCVWMILLLALLGDSLASAPEFDPYKVLGVSRHASQAEIKKVYKTLAREWHPDKNKNPGAEDMFIKITKSYEILSNEERRANYDRFGQMDDNQNFAQAPQGFRHFHNSFYFDESFFNFPRTSRDFTDSKHLLRYNQYMNEVVPDSFKRPYLIKITSEWCFTCIHIEPIWKDTVQDLEPLGVGIGVVDIGYERQLANHLGAHRTPSILGVINGKVTFFQYAVAREYLKQFVESLLPQKLVEKLTDSNYVEFLNAWHDENKPSVLMFDVASTVPFLYKLTAFAYKDYVRFGYVDMGLTETSQVIQRFNINTYAPTMLLFKENTEKPADVIQARGMKKQIIDEFVSNNRFLLVPRLVNQKLFDELCPVKQFHRRRKYCVLLITGEGEQFVSVNEAFFNFASSNTKEVLRFAYVYQKQQQPLCDALLKRDDTTPPQVIILERRSSTGRAMYRTVTGGWNGSDDDKLRLHEQLDILQRDPSYLTNDAMLPELNNEFASMFLIRWMNTAYDFLAQFYYDLLYSNCRPPKKNFVEVTELTDVTYISNLVRLKPGHINVVLILTDSSKQVLLRKFAKEVYSFSGSQTLHYSFLNLDKHNQWMDLLMESSPDARPPDCSDEEDDAVPYKQDYTGHVLALNGHKKYFCMFRPVFTGEEAEHSRSSDEDGPSKGSRSRSSSRQKTKTLEIHHKLDRLGLWMERLMEGTLPRHYVPAWPCLDNITP